In the genome of Dyadobacter fermentans DSM 18053, the window TGTACATCCAGCTGTTTCAATTGATCTTCGTCCATTCTCAGATTTTCAATCAGGTATTCGCTGGCTGTGATTTTACTCCGGAGCGTCAAACCCGCTGTACTGACTATTTTGTCAAACAGAGCTTTTTCCGGAGAAGCGATAAGTGCATTCTGATCTTTTCCGACCGCGACCTGCCGTATCCCGAAGCTGTAATAGGGTAGCGGCATTCGTGTAAAACTGAATGCGCCAGTTGGCGTGTCGAACCGGCGGGAAGCTTTTGTCGTTGCGGAGGAAACTTCAAACACCCGCTCGGGGATCAATCCGTAGTATGATAGCGCACTATCGAAAGACACATAACTCGGGCCAAGCATGTGGTTTGCGAGTAGAAACGGCTCTGTACGTGTTTCTGAAAGTTTTGTGGATGGTAAGTACAGGCCTTTCTTAACAGGCTCAATAATGCCTGCGGAGATTAGCTCGTGAATTTTATCGTTGGGGCGTTTGTAGTCTTTCAACAGCGAGGTGAGTAGCTGATGCGTTAATGGGTGGCTGGAAAGGTTTCTTATGCTCTGGGGTAGATCCATGTGTAAATGTAGCAAGATAATCGGAATTTATCCGATTATCTTGCTATAAAAGTACATTATGTCTGAGCTCTTATAAGTGTTAATCTCTTATCCCTTCTGTGCCAGGAATAAGGCAAAAACGCCGATAGGACTTATAATGATAGCATGGTACACAAAAAGTACTTTAAAATAGTACTGAACGTGATATTGAATGACCTGTCGAAATTTTAGTTCGAAATACTCATGGTTTAGCAGCAAAAATTTTTTGTAGTCGATGTCTTCGTGGTTCGCGTAATTGGCCAACACCTCTTGGTATCTATCTGCGATGCTATTGGAGAATTCAGCTTTTTCTCGTTGAGAACGCTCAGTCAAAGTTTTGAATGTCCTATGCTCGTTGTACAATTTGGCTAATTTCAATGCACATTCATGATATAATTGAGATTGACGTTTGTATTCTCGACTTGTTTCAATTTGCCCGAATAACAGCAATAGGATCGAGATCGATGTTGAGCCGAAAGCAATAACGTTTTCGTTTATCGCAGCCTCATTAGAGATTTGATAGACTGACAAGAGGCCTATTATAATTAGATAGGCGTTTAGGAGTCCTAACGATAAATTGGATAACTTGTCAATTCTGGCCAACCTGTGTGCAGCCTGGAAGCGAGCACCCTTTGTGGACCAGAGTTTGTAGCCCATTTCTTCAAGGAATGTTTTATTCAGGTGGTCTTTATGCGAAGGGAATTTCTTTTCCATTAGTTAGCATTGACATTCACTTCGATCGACATAGGTTTTATTTCCGTTGGAGTTGATGTAATAGCACCCGCCCCGTGGTCCCTTATTTAACTGTTGACCATTGTGTGTGCCACACGGAACAACCTCACCACAAGAGGCAAAGACACTGAAAGTAAAGATAAGGAGGAGACTGTAAAGAACTTTTTTCATGTTGGATGGAGGAAGTAGTTGTGAAATACAACCAGAAGTTTTTCGTCCATTGGTCTTACTTAGGAATCTTATTTAGCGGTATGTACATATCGTTTTTTACTTATTTTCAACTCAGCGCAACCGCTATTCTCACTCAAAGCAGAAAGTGACGGGGTTCACCCCTTGGCTGCAAAGC includes:
- a CDS encoding type IV toxin-antitoxin system AbiEi family antitoxin domain-containing protein, with the protein product MDLPQSIRNLSSHPLTHQLLTSLLKDYKRPNDKIHELISAGIIEPVKKGLYLPSTKLSETRTEPFLLANHMLGPSYVSFDSALSYYGLIPERVFEVSSATTKASRRFDTPTGAFSFTRMPLPYYSFGIRQVAVGKDQNALIASPEKALFDKIVSTAGLTLRSKITASEYLIENLRMDEDQLKQLDVQSMETWLNDSPKRGSLAQVIKFIKEL
- a CDS encoding SLATT domain-containing protein, coding for MEKKFPSHKDHLNKTFLEEMGYKLWSTKGARFQAAHRLARIDKLSNLSLGLLNAYLIIIGLLSVYQISNEAAINENVIAFGSTSISILLLLFGQIETSREYKRQSQLYHECALKLAKLYNEHRTFKTLTERSQREKAEFSNSIADRYQEVLANYANHEDIDYKKFLLLNHEYFELKFRQVIQYHVQYYFKVLFVYHAIIISPIGVFALFLAQKG